The Thermomicrobiales bacterium genome has a segment encoding these proteins:
- a CDS encoding metallophosphoesterase, translated as MATLLFRMKLVPLLVLALVSPLGWVSVNADATPVSSPMASPTAVEDWPTWIAMGPSDTIIARAVRSSTCPQITVDGSTGSMDIRALPVEGHPNVVCESTVPAGSTQVSIDGQLMPLPVDDPQRIAVLGDTGCRLKAPEHFQACNDPAQWPFARVASEAAEWDPDLVIHVGDYIYREAPCPSDNAGCAGSPYGDSWSTWSADFFEPAGSLLDAAPWIFVRGNHEDCSREGNGWFRYLDPMPLPETCQPITQPYALSIGDVQAVVLDVASAQDTNPTPDVTDAFKPIFERALDLAKDKPTWLLTHRPMWSMGATSSGAPTEWSTATYDQTGFSQQSSAFDLVIAGHVHMTQLVWFTPESQRAPQLVAGGGGTELDNFPSGTFDGATLGDPELEHGWRWRDFGFMTIQPVDTGYVTGVRLLDGTSPATCLSVGPELTCLPG; from the coding sequence ATGGCGACACTACTCTTTCGAATGAAATTGGTTCCGCTTCTCGTCCTGGCACTGGTGAGCCCGCTGGGCTGGGTGTCGGTGAACGCTGACGCAACGCCCGTCTCATCGCCAATGGCAAGTCCAACTGCCGTCGAGGATTGGCCAACCTGGATTGCCATGGGTCCAAGCGATACGATCATTGCGCGGGCGGTGCGGTCATCGACCTGTCCCCAGATCACCGTCGACGGGTCGACCGGTTCGATGGACATTCGGGCGCTGCCGGTCGAGGGCCATCCCAACGTGGTTTGTGAATCGACCGTCCCAGCCGGATCGACCCAGGTCTCGATCGATGGCCAACTCATGCCATTGCCGGTCGATGACCCGCAGCGGATTGCCGTCCTGGGAGACACGGGCTGCCGGCTCAAGGCTCCGGAGCATTTCCAGGCGTGCAACGACCCTGCTCAGTGGCCTTTCGCGCGTGTCGCTTCCGAGGCGGCAGAATGGGATCCCGATCTGGTCATCCATGTCGGTGACTACATCTATCGCGAGGCTCCCTGTCCATCGGACAATGCTGGCTGCGCTGGAAGCCCCTATGGCGACAGCTGGTCGACCTGGAGCGCGGATTTTTTCGAGCCCGCGGGATCGTTGCTCGATGCGGCGCCCTGGATTTTCGTGCGTGGCAACCACGAGGATTGCAGCCGGGAGGGCAATGGGTGGTTCCGCTACCTCGACCCAATGCCGCTTCCCGAGACCTGCCAGCCAATCACGCAGCCGTATGCGCTTTCGATCGGCGATGTGCAAGCCGTTGTGCTCGATGTCGCGTCGGCTCAGGATACGAACCCGACTCCAGACGTGACAGACGCTTTCAAGCCGATCTTCGAGCGTGCGTTGGACCTCGCCAAGGACAAACCAACCTGGCTCCTGACCCACCGGCCCATGTGGTCGATGGGAGCGACCAGCTCGGGCGCGCCGACAGAATGGTCGACGGCCACCTACGACCAGACGGGATTTTCGCAACAGTCGTCCGCGTTCGACCTCGTGATTGCCGGTCACGTCCATATGACGCAGCTCGTCTGGTTCACACCTGAGTCGCAACGCGCCCCGCAGCTCGTTGCCGGCGGTGGCGGTACGGAGCTCGATAACTTTCCGAGCGGAACGTTCGATGGTGCGACACTTGGCGATCCGGAGCTCGAACACGGTTGGCGGTGGCGAGACTTTGGATTCATGACGATCCAGCCGGTCGATACAGGGTATGTCACCGGTGTGCGGTTGCTGGACGGAACCTCGCCCGCAACCTGCCTATCTGTCGGCCCGGAACTCACCTGCTTGCCTGGTTGA
- a CDS encoding ring-cleaving dioxygenase has product MELLGIHHLTAISAQIRENKQFFTETLGMRLVKRSVNQDDVSAYHLFYADALGSPGTDVTFFDWPVPRERRGGRSITRTALRVDGSNGFDYWTERFQQMGVTHDIPTVRDGRLTLDFEDPEGQRLALIDDSGAGEPHPWDRSPVPSQNQIRGLGPITMSIPDLAATDLLLQQVLGMRPVRTYPVPDSPNDTVHVYEMGPGGAGSELHVAVQPGMQVAGQGAGGVHHVAFRSADADYDAWANRLLEMRVPNSGRVDRYWFKSLYFREPGGVLFEIATDGPGFGVDEDLESLGEKVVLAPFLEPHRAEIVANLKPID; this is encoded by the coding sequence ATGGAACTCCTTGGCATTCACCATCTCACGGCGATTTCGGCGCAGATTCGTGAGAACAAGCAATTCTTCACGGAAACCCTTGGTATGCGTCTGGTGAAACGGAGCGTCAACCAGGACGACGTTTCTGCCTACCATTTGTTCTACGCGGACGCATTGGGCAGCCCAGGAACGGACGTGACCTTTTTCGACTGGCCGGTGCCACGCGAGCGTCGCGGTGGACGTTCGATCACCCGCACCGCGTTGCGCGTCGACGGGTCGAACGGATTCGACTATTGGACCGAGCGGTTCCAGCAGATGGGCGTCACGCACGACATCCCCACCGTTCGCGACGGCCGATTGACGCTCGATTTCGAGGATCCCGAGGGCCAGCGACTTGCCTTGATCGATGATTCCGGCGCCGGCGAGCCGCATCCGTGGGATCGAAGCCCCGTCCCCTCGCAGAACCAGATTCGCGGCCTGGGACCGATCACCATGTCGATCCCCGATCTGGCGGCGACCGATCTTCTTCTGCAGCAGGTGTTGGGCATGCGGCCCGTGCGCACCTATCCCGTGCCGGATAGCCCGAACGACACCGTTCATGTCTATGAGATGGGTCCTGGCGGCGCGGGATCCGAGCTGCACGTGGCCGTGCAGCCAGGCATGCAGGTGGCGGGACAGGGCGCCGGAGGGGTGCATCATGTGGCGTTCCGCTCCGCCGATGCCGACTACGATGCCTGGGCGAACCGGTTGCTCGAGATGCGCGTGCCGAACAGCGGTCGAGTCGATCGTTATTGGTTCAAGAGTCTCTACTTCCGTGAACCGGGAGGAGTGCTCTTCGAGATCGCGACCGACGGTCCCGGATTCGGTGTCGATGAAGACCTGGAGTCGCTTGGCGAGAAGGTCGTGCTCGCGCCCTTCCTCGAGCCGCATCGTGCCGAGATCGTCGCCAACCTGAAGCCCATCGATTGA
- a CDS encoding SH3 domain-containing protein yields MRLETFTAFVRRLALAVLLIALVASGSTHVMPVAAQTADGSPVAPVEPTYSPPEDVPVETEAPVAPLSLVTPTLIAIDTVDVFDGIDPCSSIDATSMGLWVDLLTDVTWSALDGAAGGNLFVDYATDPPTFSWDALAGGTVLGAIVPDTIGVLESPAYYYDYRPFGGSVGGDAGLRAPAGLLSGAFLCLLAPVIAATETATGEVAIEASPSATATNEPQVAPAAIGIGSTVRVTEALNLRTAPSLSGTVIAVLAAGTTGTILGGPQSADGYTWWQISTTSGTGWSVGTYLAEQPVASTPTRTVSPTSTRTPTQTAGNITIGGTVRVTQLLNLRSGPGTTASVIAVMPTGTIGTVLAGPQTATGRSWWQISTSLGTGWAAADYLRATSGGVTSTPTRSTTPVLTSVATLTATPTVTTVATTPASGIAIGDLVRTTARVNLREGPGTQATVITVLPSGSQGPVLGGPQTANGMSWWQVQMPSGTGWVAAPYLARTGVAPTATVTRTPSTSPVATQTRTPSITRTTTTTPTVTRTPSITPTVGSCGTLGYGDIARATTSVNLRSTPSTSGTIIRTLSEGERGTVRGGPVSANGYTWCQLQFGSVTGWVASQYLARVSGPIPTPNGTVTPRPEPPDEPGDGSSMVIYGGSTSSGKIALTFDAGADRGMAGYILDVLADYGVHATFGMTGLWAQENPDLVARMVAEGHQLINHTWSHPSFTGGSSSTTVLTRAGRVDQLDRAEAIVESITGYQMAPYWRPPYGDINASVLRDVYTGGYYVAVMWTCDSLGWNGASEQQILNRCMYPMGAGDIILMHVGADGLDWAATDNMIQYFLGRGLEIVTVEELLSS; encoded by the coding sequence ATGCGACTGGAAACGTTCACAGCGTTCGTGCGCCGATTGGCGTTGGCGGTCTTGCTGATCGCGCTCGTTGCTTCGGGCAGCACGCATGTCATGCCGGTTGCCGCGCAGACGGCTGACGGCTCGCCAGTCGCGCCAGTCGAACCGACCTACTCACCCCCGGAAGATGTCCCCGTCGAGACCGAGGCGCCGGTTGCGCCGCTGTCACTCGTGACTCCGACGCTCATTGCCATCGACACCGTCGATGTGTTCGATGGCATCGATCCCTGCTCATCGATCGATGCGACAAGCATGGGCCTTTGGGTCGATCTGCTGACGGATGTCACCTGGAGCGCTCTCGACGGCGCAGCGGGCGGCAACCTCTTCGTCGACTATGCGACAGATCCGCCGACCTTTAGCTGGGATGCGTTGGCGGGAGGCACCGTGCTCGGCGCCATCGTTCCGGACACGATTGGTGTCTTGGAAAGCCCTGCGTACTACTACGACTATCGTCCCTTTGGAGGGTCGGTGGGCGGAGACGCGGGTCTTCGCGCTCCGGCCGGGCTGCTTTCGGGCGCCTTCCTTTGCCTGTTGGCGCCAGTCATCGCGGCCACGGAAACAGCAACAGGCGAAGTTGCCATCGAAGCATCTCCGAGCGCAACCGCAACCAACGAGCCCCAGGTGGCTCCCGCGGCGATCGGCATTGGGTCGACGGTGCGGGTCACCGAAGCGCTCAATCTCCGCACGGCGCCGAGTCTGTCCGGTACCGTCATCGCGGTGCTTGCCGCAGGTACGACCGGGACGATTCTCGGCGGGCCGCAGAGCGCCGACGGATATACCTGGTGGCAAATCTCGACGACGTCCGGCACTGGATGGTCGGTTGGGACCTATCTCGCCGAGCAACCGGTTGCCAGCACACCTACGCGGACTGTTTCACCGACGTCCACGCGCACGCCAACGCAAACGGCGGGGAACATCACTATCGGCGGAACGGTGCGTGTAACTCAGTTGTTGAACTTGCGATCCGGGCCGGGCACCACCGCGTCTGTTATCGCCGTGATGCCCACTGGCACGATCGGTACGGTGTTGGCGGGACCACAAACGGCAACCGGCCGGTCATGGTGGCAGATCTCCACCTCGCTTGGGACCGGTTGGGCTGCCGCCGACTACTTACGGGCCACGTCAGGCGGAGTGACATCGACACCCACGCGCTCCACGACACCGGTCCTTACCTCGGTGGCGACGCTTACCGCGACACCAACGGTCACCACCGTCGCAACCACGCCGGCCTCCGGAATCGCGATCGGCGACCTGGTGCGCACGACCGCGCGGGTGAATCTGCGTGAAGGTCCTGGCACACAGGCTACGGTGATCACCGTGTTGCCATCTGGCTCGCAAGGACCCGTGCTAGGCGGACCGCAGACTGCCAACGGCATGAGCTGGTGGCAGGTGCAGATGCCGAGCGGAACTGGCTGGGTCGCGGCGCCATATCTGGCACGGACCGGAGTGGCTCCCACCGCTACTGTCACCCGCACGCCGTCGACCTCACCCGTAGCGACACAGACCAGAACGCCGTCGATCACACGTACAACGACCACCACGCCGACTGTGACACGCACGCCGTCGATCACGCCAACCGTCGGCTCCTGCGGAACGCTTGGCTACGGTGATATTGCGCGCGCGACGACCTCGGTGAATCTGCGTTCCACCCCCTCCACGTCCGGCACGATCATCCGCACGCTCTCCGAGGGCGAGCGCGGGACCGTGCGCGGTGGTCCGGTATCCGCGAACGGATACACCTGGTGCCAGCTGCAATTCGGAAGTGTGACCGGGTGGGTCGCGAGTCAATACCTTGCTCGCGTGAGCGGTCCGATTCCCACGCCAAATGGCACGGTCACACCCCGGCCCGAACCGCCCGACGAGCCGGGCGACGGTAGCTCGATGGTGATCTACGGCGGGTCGACCAGTAGCGGCAAGATCGCCCTCACCTTCGATGCCGGGGCGGATCGCGGCATGGCCGGATACATCCTCGACGTCCTGGCCGACTACGGGGTGCACGCCACCTTTGGCATGACGGGTCTGTGGGCGCAGGAGAACCCCGATCTCGTGGCGCGCATGGTGGCTGAGGGCCACCAGCTCATCAACCACACCTGGAGTCACCCCTCATTCACCGGTGGATCGAGCTCGACCACCGTGCTGACCCGCGCGGGACGGGTGGATCAGCTCGACCGGGCGGAGGCCATTGTCGAGAGCATTACCGGCTACCAAATGGCGCCCTATTGGCGGCCACCGTACGGCGACATCAATGCATCCGTCTTGCGCGATGTCTACACGGGTGGCTACTACGTTGCCGTGATGTGGACATGCGATTCGCTTGGCTGGAATGGGGCAAGCGAGCAGCAGATTCTCAATCGCTGCATGTATCCCATGGGCGCGGGTGACATCATCCTCATGCATGTCGGCGCAGACGGACTCGACTGGGCTGCCACCGATAACATGATCCAGTACTTCCTGGGGCGTGGCCTCGAGATCGTGACCGTCGAGGAACTCCTCAGCAGCTAA
- a CDS encoding VOC family protein, whose protein sequence is MHKITPFLWFDANGEEAMNFYVTLFPNSKILDRSSWGEGGPVPPGGMMVGEFELDGQPIRILNGGPHFKLNEAFSLSVACKDQEEIDYYWNALTADGGEESQCGWLKDKFGLSWQIVPTRLQELMDGDPDGARRVVDAFMQMKKFDIAALERAYAGE, encoded by the coding sequence ATGCACAAGATCACACCGTTTCTCTGGTTCGATGCCAACGGCGAAGAAGCCATGAATTTCTATGTCACGCTCTTCCCGAATTCGAAGATCCTCGACCGCAGCAGTTGGGGCGAGGGTGGTCCAGTGCCCCCTGGAGGCATGATGGTGGGCGAGTTCGAGCTCGATGGGCAGCCGATTCGGATACTCAACGGTGGACCCCATTTCAAGCTCAACGAAGCGTTTTCGCTCTCTGTGGCTTGCAAGGATCAGGAAGAGATCGACTACTACTGGAACGCTCTCACTGCCGATGGCGGAGAAGAGAGCCAGTGTGGCTGGTTGAAAGACAAGTTCGGTCTTTCCTGGCAAATCGTGCCGACCCGGCTGCAGGAGCTCATGGACGGCGATCCTGATGGCGCCAGGCGTGTTGTCGACGCATTCATGCAAATGAAGAAGTTCGACATTGCGGCTTTGGAGCGAGCCTACGCTGGCGAGTAG
- a CDS encoding AbgT family transporter, whose translation MAQAAAPPEDRGFVNKMLDTIEKVGNKVPTPVMMFLYLIIGVIVLSAVLDLANVHITEDIIVAPPEQVEQYFPGETAGPALQPVTDDPIEGYQLTDAEWIDDFEVETVTIGIRSLVSVDGFRFIFTSFVSNFAGFSVVAVIFVSMIGIGVAEHAGLMDALIRKLVGVAPGSILTFVIILIGGLSSVATDAGYLILIPLAAAAFLSIKRHPLLGLAAAYAGVSAAFSVNILIAPLDAMLTEMTNEAIAIADPSQSITITANLYFSIASTILMAIVMTIIAEKVTAKQLGEYDPSLAAPLDSEGDADPAIAEKPPLSPEAESRGLRWSLYALIGMVVLVIAMTAPSGAPLRDPVSGDIIGNTPFMDSLIFIITLLFLAMGLGFGFGAGTFKSSNDAIAGVTKAFAGLAGLIFMLLMISQFIALFNWSNMPNVIAGKLANWLGDAGFSEIPLLIGFILIICLLDIIMPGSMPKWAIFAPIFVPLFMQLGVAPQTVLAAYRVGDSPLNVITPLMVYLPFILVVAQRYVKDTGIGTIISLMIPYTLVVLLVWIVFFIAWYVIGIPLGPGYSVGT comes from the coding sequence ATGGCACAGGCGGCAGCACCTCCGGAGGACCGGGGATTCGTCAACAAGATGCTCGATACGATCGAGAAGGTGGGGAACAAGGTTCCCACCCCGGTCATGATGTTTCTTTACCTCATCATCGGCGTCATCGTCCTTTCGGCGGTGCTGGACCTGGCGAACGTCCACATCACAGAAGACATCATCGTCGCCCCGCCCGAACAGGTCGAACAGTATTTTCCTGGCGAGACAGCCGGTCCGGCACTTCAGCCGGTGACCGATGACCCCATCGAGGGGTATCAACTCACCGATGCGGAATGGATCGACGATTTCGAAGTCGAAACCGTCACCATTGGCATTCGCAGTTTGGTCTCGGTGGACGGATTCAGATTCATCTTCACCTCGTTCGTGAGCAACTTCGCCGGTTTTAGTGTGGTGGCTGTCATCTTCGTCTCCATGATCGGCATCGGCGTCGCCGAGCATGCCGGGCTCATGGACGCGCTCATTCGCAAGCTCGTCGGCGTCGCGCCCGGCAGCATCCTGACCTTTGTCATCATCCTGATCGGCGGGCTCTCCAGTGTTGCAACCGACGCTGGCTACTTGATTCTGATACCCCTGGCGGCCGCAGCGTTTCTCAGCATCAAACGCCATCCGTTGCTCGGATTGGCCGCCGCTTATGCTGGCGTTAGCGCGGCATTCTCGGTCAACATTCTCATCGCGCCACTCGATGCCATGCTGACCGAAATGACCAATGAGGCCATCGCGATCGCCGATCCGAGCCAATCGATCACGATCACCGCCAACCTCTACTTCTCTATCGCCTCCACTATTCTGATGGCCATCGTCATGACCATCATTGCCGAGAAAGTCACCGCCAAGCAGTTGGGCGAATACGATCCTTCGCTCGCCGCGCCGCTCGATAGCGAAGGTGACGCCGATCCCGCCATTGCTGAGAAGCCACCGCTCAGCCCGGAAGCGGAGTCGCGCGGGCTGCGCTGGTCGCTCTATGCGTTGATTGGGATGGTCGTGTTGGTCATCGCAATGACCGCGCCGAGCGGCGCTCCGCTACGCGATCCGGTTAGCGGTGACATCATCGGCAACACCCCCTTCATGGACAGTCTGATCTTCATCATCACGCTGCTCTTCCTGGCAATGGGCCTGGGATTTGGTTTCGGAGCGGGGACCTTCAAATCGAGCAACGATGCGATCGCGGGTGTGACCAAAGCATTCGCTGGGCTGGCCGGACTGATCTTCATGTTGCTGATGATCAGCCAGTTCATCGCGCTCTTCAACTGGTCGAACATGCCAAACGTGATTGCAGGCAAGTTGGCCAACTGGCTGGGCGATGCCGGATTCAGCGAGATTCCGCTCCTGATCGGCTTCATCCTGATCATCTGCTTGCTGGACATCATCATGCCCGGATCGATGCCGAAATGGGCCATCTTCGCGCCGATCTTTGTGCCACTCTTCATGCAGCTCGGCGTGGCGCCGCAAACGGTGCTCGCTGCCTATCGCGTTGGCGATTCGCCCCTGAACGTCATCACGCCGCTGATGGTCTATCTCCCGTTCATCCTGGTGGTGGCGCAACGCTATGTGAAGGACACCGGCATCGGCACGATCATCTCGTTGATGATTCCGTACACCCTGGTCGTGCTGCTGGTTTGGATCGTGTTCTTCATCGCCTGGTACGTGATCGGGATTCCTCTCGGTCCTGGCTACTCGGTCGGCACATAG
- the pepT gene encoding peptidase T, protein MTDWYLADLEERFLRYVKIDTQADESSPTNPSTAVQLDLQRVLVDELTELGADDVRLTDYGAVIATIPATVTGEIPTIAFLAHVDTSPQFAASNVKPIVHRNYQGGDLVLSENPPIAILAGETPYLATQIGNDIVTSSGDTLLGADDKAGVAIVMACARHLLQDPSIPHGTIRVCFTPDEEIGRGVHPDLPGDLQADFGYTLDGAERGEIVYETFSADKGTVHIEGVSIHPGQAKDVMVNALHLAAKVIETLPHVTRTPETTDGRQGFIHIYHMTGGSATATLEFILRDFDDEKLAENGRILQSVCDTIQLTEPRAKITCTITPQYRNMANWLKNDMRPVDLAREACEQLGIDVISPPIRGGTDGSRLTELGVPTPNIFTGMQNIHGPLEYNSLQDMEKAAEAIVLLAQLWAQK, encoded by the coding sequence ATGACCGATTGGTACCTGGCGGACTTGGAGGAGCGATTTCTCCGCTATGTCAAGATCGATACACAGGCGGACGAATCGTCACCCACCAACCCAAGCACCGCGGTTCAGCTCGATTTGCAACGGGTCCTGGTCGATGAGCTCACCGAGTTGGGAGCCGACGACGTTCGTCTCACCGATTACGGCGCGGTCATCGCAACCATTCCAGCGACCGTAACGGGCGAAATCCCGACGATTGCGTTCCTGGCGCATGTCGACACGTCGCCACAGTTCGCCGCCAGCAACGTCAAGCCGATCGTGCACCGCAATTACCAGGGGGGCGATCTCGTTCTGTCCGAGAACCCGCCGATTGCGATTCTTGCCGGCGAAACTCCCTATCTCGCCACGCAAATCGGGAACGACATCGTGACATCGAGTGGCGACACGCTGCTTGGAGCGGACGATAAGGCCGGAGTTGCGATCGTGATGGCATGTGCCAGGCACCTGCTTCAGGATCCATCGATCCCGCACGGCACGATTCGCGTTTGCTTTACCCCGGACGAGGAGATCGGGCGGGGCGTGCATCCGGACTTGCCGGGAGATCTCCAGGCTGACTTCGGGTACACGCTGGATGGAGCCGAACGGGGCGAAATCGTTTACGAGACCTTTTCTGCCGACAAGGGAACAGTCCACATCGAAGGCGTCTCGATCCATCCCGGCCAGGCAAAGGACGTGATGGTCAATGCGCTGCACTTGGCGGCCAAGGTCATCGAGACACTCCCCCACGTCACTCGCACCCCGGAAACCACCGATGGCCGGCAAGGTTTCATTCACATCTATCACATGACCGGCGGTTCGGCGACGGCCACGCTCGAGTTCATTCTGCGCGACTTCGACGACGAGAAGCTCGCGGAGAACGGCCGGATTCTGCAAAGCGTCTGCGACACGATTCAGCTCACCGAGCCGCGCGCCAAAATCACCTGCACCATCACGCCGCAGTACCGCAACATGGCGAATTGGCTGAAGAACGACATGCGACCCGTCGACCTGGCACGCGAGGCATGCGAGCAACTGGGTATCGACGTCATTTCCCCACCCATCCGGGGCGGAACCGACGGTTCACGCTTGACCGAGCTCGGGGTTCCCACTCCCAACATCTTCACCGGCATGCAGAACATCCATGGCCCGCTCGAATACAACAGCTTGCAGGATATGGAAAAGGCAGCCGAAGCAATCGTGCTGCTCGCACAGCTCTGGGCGCAAAAATAA
- a CDS encoding SulP family inorganic anion transporter, with the protein MSIARPALRQPALVQLLRDEFKGYNQVSGRRDLIAGLTVAAVALPLALAFGVASGSTPAAGLVTAIVGGFLIGLLGGAPYQISGPTGAMSAVLITIANQQGMRGLWIAGVMAGLLILAIGIFRLGRIVNLIPAPVITGFTSGIALVIFIGQIDNFLGIKTPSEERSIMKLAGYLREPLPPIDWQAVACGSIVMAVMLVLPHLRRVRAIPAALLGIAIATAFAVSLDWDAATIGAIPRGIVLDDRLVPNRSDLELVPELIVPALAIGMLGSIESLLCGIVGGRMTGRKLAVNQELIAQGIGNIALPFFGGVPATAAIARTSVGVKAGGVTRMVSIIHAITLLIGALFLGSLLGHIPLAALAGVLFVTAWRMNEWHSIRYYWDHRLIGAIAAFLVTMLATVALDLTQAIVVGLGLSVVLFLRQASRLEVNTAPVRWDEAGVVSQRLPDANVVYITGPLFFGSVNQLVERIESMPFSKTLILSMRGVPMADVSSVQAIEHIWREHAKAGGAIYISGLQPQVRGVLERAGLVDEIGEQHFFWSAAQAIDRIGELARHAEAETSPQEPPAESLDELPLGISTV; encoded by the coding sequence TTGTCCATTGCCCGTCCTGCGCTGCGTCAGCCGGCGCTCGTACAACTCCTTCGTGACGAGTTCAAGGGGTACAACCAGGTTTCCGGCCGGCGCGATCTCATCGCGGGGCTGACGGTCGCTGCCGTCGCCCTACCGCTCGCGCTTGCGTTCGGGGTGGCCAGTGGGTCCACTCCTGCCGCGGGATTGGTGACCGCCATCGTTGGCGGATTCCTGATCGGGCTGCTGGGCGGAGCGCCCTATCAGATCAGCGGCCCCACCGGCGCAATGTCCGCGGTGCTCATCACTATTGCCAACCAACAGGGAATGCGTGGGCTCTGGATTGCCGGCGTCATGGCCGGGTTGCTGATCCTGGCGATCGGCATCTTCCGGCTCGGGCGAATCGTCAATCTCATCCCTGCCCCGGTCATCACTGGATTCACCAGCGGCATCGCGCTCGTCATCTTCATCGGGCAGATCGACAACTTCCTGGGAATCAAGACTCCGTCCGAAGAGCGCTCGATTATGAAGCTGGCGGGGTATCTCCGGGAGCCGCTTCCGCCGATCGATTGGCAGGCTGTGGCCTGCGGGTCGATCGTGATGGCCGTCATGCTCGTTCTTCCTCACCTTCGCCGGGTACGCGCGATTCCCGCGGCGCTCCTGGGCATTGCCATCGCCACCGCGTTCGCCGTGTCGCTCGACTGGGACGCCGCCACCATTGGCGCAATTCCACGCGGCATCGTGCTGGACGACCGGCTCGTCCCGAACCGGAGCGACCTGGAACTGGTGCCCGAGTTGATCGTTCCGGCGCTCGCCATCGGCATGCTCGGGTCGATCGAGAGTCTGTTGTGCGGCATCGTGGGCGGCCGCATGACTGGCCGGAAGTTGGCGGTCAATCAGGAACTCATTGCGCAGGGTATCGGAAACATCGCACTGCCCTTTTTCGGCGGCGTGCCGGCCACCGCAGCCATCGCGCGAACCAGCGTCGGCGTCAAAGCCGGGGGCGTCACCCGCATGGTCAGCATCATCCATGCCATCACCCTGCTGATCGGCGCGCTCTTTCTCGGGTCGCTGCTTGGGCACATTCCATTGGCAGCGCTCGCTGGGGTGCTCTTTGTCACCGCCTGGCGCATGAACGAATGGCATTCGATTCGATACTACTGGGATCATCGCCTGATCGGCGCAATCGCCGCGTTCCTCGTCACCATGCTCGCCACGGTCGCGCTCGACCTGACGCAGGCCATCGTCGTTGGTCTTGGGCTCAGCGTGGTCCTTTTCTTGCGGCAGGCCTCACGGCTCGAAGTGAACACAGCCCCAGTCAGATGGGATGAAGCCGGGGTCGTTTCGCAACGGCTGCCCGATGCGAATGTCGTCTACATCACGGGCCCGCTCTTTTTCGGCTCGGTCAACCAACTTGTCGAGCGGATCGAGTCGATGCCGTTCAGCAAGACGCTCATTCTTTCGATGCGCGGGGTGCCGATGGCCGATGTCTCGAGCGTGCAAGCCATCGAGCACATTTGGCGGGAGCACGCCAAGGCCGGTGGCGCGATCTATATCAGCGGGTTGCAACCACAGGTACGCGGGGTACTGGAGCGCGCCGGGTTGGTCGACGAAATCGGCGAGCAGCACTTCTTCTGGAGCGCCGCCCAGGCAATCGACCGAATCGGTGAGCTGGCTCGTCACGCCGAAGCCGAGACATCACCGCAGGAACCACCGGCTGAGTCGCTGGATGAGTTGCCGCTGGGAATCTCGACGGTCTAG